In one Catenovulum adriaticum genomic region, the following are encoded:
- a CDS encoding N-6 DNA methylase has product MSINDIWSEHFSDGYISFFDVGTTKVCTHCHFLIHKCNEFESLGAVENQYDNFNSVVEHPRLAWPKLQDWMIAYRAESSDMQFKSFYGEQAMWMYNQLKYKANQLTDSELVELDFYSVEFNSIENYFTEKANYVKSGDDYQILQKQIHGVEKKQLPHLLCTTNMMLHGIEVPVQVKHGNTLNKPLSSWDDQVDVIITNPPFGGTEEDGIEKNFPSDMQTRETADLFLQLIIEVLNTKGRAAVVLPDGTLFGEGVKTKIKKLLVEECNLHTIVRLPNGVFNPYTGIKTNILFFTKGTPTKDVWFYEHPYPAGVKNYNKTKPMKFEEFKTELEWWGNEADGFASRTETEQAWKVSIDDIIARNYNLDIKNPHVGEVISHDPQELLADYTKQQADIQALRDQLKGILSEALSKATEGK; this is encoded by the coding sequence ATGAGTATTAATGATATTTGGAGTGAACATTTTTCTGATGGTTACATTTCATTTTTTGATGTTGGTACGACCAAAGTTTGCACGCATTGCCATTTCCTTATACATAAGTGCAATGAATTTGAAAGCTTGGGAGCTGTAGAAAATCAATATGATAATTTTAATTCAGTAGTTGAGCATCCAAGATTAGCTTGGCCAAAGCTGCAAGATTGGATGATTGCGTATCGAGCAGAAAGTTCGGATATGCAATTTAAATCTTTTTATGGCGAACAAGCGATGTGGATGTACAACCAATTGAAATATAAAGCTAATCAACTTACTGATAGTGAATTAGTCGAGTTAGATTTTTACAGTGTTGAATTTAATAGCATTGAAAATTATTTCACTGAAAAAGCAAACTATGTTAAATCGGGCGACGACTACCAAATACTGCAAAAGCAAATACACGGTGTAGAAAAAAAGCAACTCCCGCACTTACTGTGTACGACTAATATGATGCTTCATGGTATTGAGGTACCGGTACAAGTTAAGCACGGCAATACCCTAAATAAACCGCTTTCAAGCTGGGATGACCAAGTAGATGTCATCATCACCAACCCACCATTTGGTGGCACCGAAGAAGACGGCATAGAAAAAAACTTCCCAAGCGACATGCAAACTCGCGAAACAGCCGATTTGTTCTTACAGCTCATTATAGAAGTGCTCAACACGAAAGGTCGCGCCGCAGTTGTATTGCCCGACGGCACTTTATTTGGTGAAGGCGTAAAAACCAAAATTAAAAAGCTATTGGTAGAGGAATGTAACTTACATACTATAGTACGCTTACCCAATGGTGTGTTTAACCCGTATACCGGCATTAAAACCAATATTCTGTTTTTTACTAAAGGCACGCCAACAAAAGACGTGTGGTTTTACGAGCACCCCTACCCAGCAGGCGTTAAAAACTACAACAAAACCAAACCTATGAAGTTTGAAGAATTTAAAACGGAGCTTGAATGGTGGGGCAATGAGGCAGACGGTTTTGCCAGCCGTACAGAGACCGAGCAAGCGTGGAAGGTATCAATCGATGATATTATTGCCCGTAATTACAACCTAGACATTAAAAACCCCCATGTAGGGGAGGTAATCAGCCACGACCCGCAAGAGTTATTAGCCGACTACACCAAGCAGCAAGCCGATATACAAGCACTACGTGACCAGCTTAAAGGCATATTGTCAGAAGCCCTTTCAAAAGCTACTGAGGGCAAGTAA
- a CDS encoding nucleotidyl transferase AbiEii/AbiGii toxin family protein: protein MLKQQIRQIIQANPEYAAITPVIEKEILHHDIMNVLIKQGAMQTLSFIGGTSLRMCYNSARLSEDLDFNGGHDFKPSDFDGLEIEIQKYIQKKYETDVWVNKPAEDNQGNTASWKISIEKEANRPDLPRQKMHIDVCAIPSFDIEKRPLLNHYNIVVPTEGILVPVQSLQEILADKLIALAYRSRRIKPRDIWDIVWIKQRGMSLSRELVEKKLAARNKPLDDFRQALSTQLNKLMQNTEVKDDFNMEMSRFIPQKIKERTLDNPEYWAYVQAEVNEIASALLRDNASRNKFDMGF, encoded by the coding sequence ATGTTAAAACAACAAATACGCCAAATAATCCAAGCTAATCCAGAATATGCCGCGATTACTCCAGTAATAGAAAAAGAAATACTGCATCATGACATTATGAATGTACTTATTAAACAAGGTGCAATGCAGACCTTGAGCTTTATTGGCGGTACTTCATTAAGAATGTGTTACAACAGCGCCAGACTTTCCGAAGACCTTGACTTTAATGGTGGACATGATTTTAAACCGTCTGATTTTGATGGTTTAGAAATTGAAATCCAAAAGTACATTCAAAAAAAATATGAGACCGATGTTTGGGTTAACAAACCAGCTGAAGATAATCAAGGTAATACTGCATCGTGGAAAATAAGTATTGAAAAAGAAGCTAACCGGCCTGATTTACCTAGGCAAAAAATGCATATAGATGTTTGTGCTATCCCTTCTTTTGATATTGAAAAACGGCCATTGCTTAATCACTATAATATTGTGGTGCCAACAGAAGGCATACTTGTTCCAGTACAATCGCTACAAGAGATTCTAGCAGATAAATTAATCGCATTAGCCTATCGTTCAAGACGAATTAAACCCAGAGATATTTGGGATATTGTTTGGATTAAACAGCGCGGAATGAGTTTATCAAGAGAGCTAGTTGAAAAAAAACTAGCCGCCAGAAACAAACCATTGGATGATTTTCGTCAAGCATTAAGCACTCAACTAAATAAATTGATGCAAAATACGGAAGTAAAAGATGATTTTAATATGGAAATGAGCCGATTTATCCCTCAGAAAATTAAAGAAAGAACTTTAGATAACCCTGAGTATTGGGCTTATGTGCAAGCAGAGGTAAATGAGATAGCTTCCGCTCTTCTGCGTGATAACGCATCAAGAAATAAGTTTGATATGGGGTTTTAG
- a CDS encoding restriction endonuclease subunit S, whose protein sequence is MTGTKTSNTNADQLITEHLDIWTIAIEQKSSSGRGSSKKFSLHGIKKLRELILELAVRGKLVPQDPNDEPASVLLERIGAEKAQLIKDKKIKKPKVLPEISEDEKPFEISEGWEWVRLGELGNTQTGGTPSKNKPELFGSDVPFIKPGDILEGKVCYKNEGLSLLGAKSLGRIAPANSLLMVCIGTIGKCSYIDRDCAFNQQINSITPYVNIIKYLHKVTSTAYFQNLAWELSSSTTIAIINKGRWESIPVALAPIAEQERIVAKVDELMALCDQLEQQTEQSLTAHQTLVEELLKALTDSKDAGDLTAMDGGNEGIAGANSFQASWQRIAEHFDILFTTEQSIEQLKQTILQLAVMGKLVPQNPSDEPASVLLEKIAKEKAQLIKDKKIKKQKPLPAITDEEKPFELPSGWDWSRLQDITLLITDGKHGDCNNLDNSGFYFLSAKDIQNGKLVYEHGRQIVPSEFAEVHQRTNLECGDICMVNTGATVGKMALVEDNQFTRQTTFQKSVAVIKVAKTYVHNEFIALFLQSETPNLLKKSGGSAINNLLLGDLKKKVTQLPPLPEQHRIVAKVDELMALCDQLKARLTDAQTTKLHLTDAIVEQAL, encoded by the coding sequence ATGACTGGTACTAAAACATCAAACACAAACGCTGATCAGTTAATCACCGAGCACCTTGATATTTGGACGATAGCCATCGAGCAAAAATCGTCATCAGGTCGCGGCTCATCTAAAAAGTTTTCACTTCACGGTATTAAAAAACTGCGTGAACTTATTTTAGAGCTCGCAGTGCGTGGCAAGTTAGTGCCACAAGATCCAAATGATGAACCCGCCTCAGTATTATTAGAGCGTATAGGTGCTGAAAAAGCGCAGTTGATTAAAGATAAAAAAATCAAAAAGCCTAAAGTACTGCCAGAGATTAGTGAGGATGAAAAGCCGTTTGAAATATCTGAAGGTTGGGAGTGGGTCAGATTAGGTGAATTAGGCAATACACAAACAGGAGGGACCCCCAGTAAGAATAAACCTGAGCTTTTTGGAAGTGACGTTCCATTTATAAAGCCAGGTGATATTTTGGAAGGAAAGGTTTGTTACAAAAATGAAGGGCTTTCACTTCTTGGGGCAAAATCTTTAGGGCGTATTGCCCCTGCGAATTCATTATTAATGGTTTGTATAGGTACCATAGGAAAATGCTCGTACATCGATCGTGATTGTGCTTTTAACCAGCAAATTAATTCTATAACCCCTTATGTAAATATTATTAAATATTTACATAAAGTTACATCAACAGCATATTTTCAAAATTTAGCCTGGGAGCTTTCTTCAAGTACAACTATAGCTATCATAAACAAAGGAAGGTGGGAGTCTATTCCAGTTGCTTTAGCCCCGATAGCAGAGCAGGAGCGAATCGTCGCTAAAGTCGACGAACTGATGGCATTGTGTGATCAGTTAGAACAACAAACCGAACAAAGCTTAACTGCACACCAAACCTTGGTTGAAGAATTACTAAAAGCCTTAACCGACAGTAAAGATGCTGGTGATTTGACCGCCATGGATGGTGGAAATGAAGGAATTGCAGGAGCAAATTCCTTCCAAGCCAGCTGGCAGCGTATTGCTGAGCACTTCGACATTCTGTTCACCACCGAACAGAGCATCGAACAACTAAAACAAACCATCTTACAACTCGCCGTAATGGGCAAACTCGTCCCACAAAACCCAAGCGACGAACCCGCAAGCGTACTACTCGAAAAAATCGCCAAAGAAAAAGCCCAACTGATCAAAGATAAAAAAATTAAAAAGCAAAAGCCACTACCCGCAATAACAGATGAAGAAAAACCGTTTGAACTGCCGAGTGGGTGGGATTGGAGCAGACTGCAAGATATTACTTTATTAATTACCGACGGTAAGCATGGTGACTGCAACAACCTTGATAACTCAGGTTTTTATTTTTTGTCCGCCAAGGATATACAAAATGGTAAATTAGTATATGAGCATGGTCGTCAAATAGTGCCATCTGAGTTTGCTGAAGTACACCAAAGAACGAACCTTGAATGCGGGGATATTTGTATGGTTAACACTGGAGCTACAGTTGGCAAAATGGCTTTAGTTGAAGACAATCAATTTACTAGACAAACAACATTTCAAAAAAGTGTTGCTGTAATCAAAGTTGCAAAGACCTATGTTCATAATGAGTTTATAGCTTTGTTCCTACAATCTGAAACACCTAACTTGCTTAAAAAATCCGGTGGTAGTGCTATTAATAACCTGCTGCTAGGAGATTTAAAAAAGAAGGTTACACAATTACCACCACTACCCGAACAACACCGCATTGTCGCTAAAGTCGATGAGCTGATGGCCTTGTGTGACCAACTCAAAGCCCGTTTAACCGACGCACAAACCACTAAACTTCACTTAACCGACGCCATAGTCGAACAGGCATTGTAA
- the abiEi gene encoding type IV toxin-antitoxin system AbiEi family antitoxin, with protein sequence MTKTDKLLSVFASSVKTGGGIHTASELAFMLGEPCNTAFLKLLADGVKKEKFRRVAKGLYESTLTPPEPESAIYKIITKLRSNVLNYISLESQLSHTGDISQVVMDRLTVITKGRSGTFATPYGLIEFTHTKKTIEQIAPNLYFDPDIKMYRATTKQAIEDLKHCNRNLHMLNL encoded by the coding sequence ATGACAAAAACTGACAAACTTCTCTCCGTTTTTGCTAGCTCAGTTAAAACAGGTGGCGGTATTCATACTGCGTCAGAGTTGGCATTTATGCTCGGGGAACCTTGCAATACAGCATTTTTAAAATTGTTGGCTGATGGTGTTAAAAAAGAAAAATTTAGAAGAGTTGCGAAAGGACTATATGAAAGCACACTTACACCACCAGAGCCTGAGAGCGCTATTTATAAAATAATCACTAAATTACGTAGCAATGTTCTTAATTATATTAGTTTGGAGAGTCAGTTAAGTCATACCGGTGATATTTCACAAGTGGTGATGGATAGATTGACTGTTATCACCAAGGGACGAAGTGGTACGTTTGCAACACCATATGGATTGATTGAATTTACTCATACTAAAAAAACCATTGAACAAATTGCCCCTAATTTATATTTTGATCCCGATATTAAAATGTATCGAGCAACAACAAAACAAGCGATAGAAGACCTTAAACATTGTAACCGCAATTTGCATATGCTGAACCTTTAA